One Lampris incognitus isolate fLamInc1 chromosome 14, fLamInc1.hap2, whole genome shotgun sequence DNA window includes the following coding sequences:
- the gadd45aa gene encoding growth arrest and DNA-damage-inducible, alpha, a: MVDLDYTCNMTFEELNGDYSQERMDSVAKALEEVIIGALPQGCITVGVYEAAKSLNVDPDNVVLCILATDDEDVKDVALQIHFTLIQAFCCENDINILRVNNTRRLAEILGGGGGGAGGKQSGGEPMDLHCVLVTSPHSSSWKDPALSKVNHFCRESRCMDQWVPIINLPER; the protein is encoded by the exons ATGGTGGACTTGGATTATACGTGCAACATGACTTTTGAGGAATTAAACGGGGATTACTCGCAAGAAAG GATGGATTCTGTGGCGAAAGCTTTGGAAGAGGTCATCATCGGTGCTTTGCCGCAAGGCTGTATAACAGTTGGTGTTTACGAGGCAGCCAAGTCACTGAACGT AGATCCTGATAATGTGGTCCTTTGCATTCTGGCTACGGATGATGAGGATGTCAAAGACGTGGCCCTCCAGATCCACTTCACACTTATTCAGGCTTTCTGCTGTGAGAATGACATCAACATCCTGAGGGTGAACAACACCAGGCGCCTGGCAGAAATActcggtggaggaggaggaggagcaggagggaagCAAAGTGGGGGAGAACCCATGGACCTGCattgtgtcttggtcact AGCCCACACTCGTCTTCATGGAAGGATCCCGCTTTGAGCAAAGTGAATCACTTCTGCAGGGAGAGCAGGTGTATGGATCAATGGGTACCCATCATCAATTTGCCTGAACGATGA